One Kitasatospora sp. MAP12-44 DNA segment encodes these proteins:
- a CDS encoding metal-dependent hydrolase — MMGHSHAVSGALLYAGSAPFLPPLLLHTHLKPADILLGTVLCAGAALLPDLDHHDGTIANFLGPVSKLLCRFVAWASGGHRHATHSFFFVALMGAGTWAGVTYLGRYFTLGMTFFLLALAVKALRLHVPGHGHTSWLTVIGLAVAGTVVMDRWMPNAPGWLPYAVALGTLAHLMGDCLTKMGAPLLWPHKQRYEIVLIKRTGNDVETKVLVPIMGVATVALLWFTAVQPGIVG; from the coding sequence ATGATGGGTCACTCGCACGCGGTCAGCGGCGCTTTGCTTTACGCGGGTTCCGCGCCCTTTCTGCCGCCGCTGCTGCTGCACACCCACCTGAAGCCGGCTGACATCCTGCTCGGCACCGTGCTCTGCGCCGGCGCCGCGCTGCTGCCCGACCTGGATCACCACGACGGCACGATCGCCAACTTCCTCGGTCCGGTCTCGAAGCTGCTCTGCCGCTTCGTCGCCTGGGCCTCCGGTGGTCACCGGCACGCCACCCACTCGTTCTTCTTCGTCGCGCTGATGGGTGCGGGCACCTGGGCCGGCGTGACCTACCTCGGCCGGTACTTCACGCTGGGCATGACGTTCTTCCTGCTGGCCCTGGCGGTCAAGGCGCTACGGCTCCACGTACCCGGCCATGGGCACACCAGCTGGCTGACCGTCATCGGGCTCGCGGTGGCGGGCACGGTGGTGATGGACCGGTGGATGCCGAACGCGCCGGGGTGGCTGCCGTACGCGGTCGCCCTCGGCACCCTCGCCCACCTGATGGGCGACTGCCTCACCAAGATGGGTGCGCCGCTGCTCTGGCCGCACAAGCAGCGCTACGAGATCGTGCTGATCAAGCGGACCGGCAACGACGTGGAGACCAAGGTGCTGGTCCCGATCATGGGTGTGGCGACCGTCGCCCTGCTCTGGTTCACGGCGGTGCAGCCGGGGATAGTCGGCTGA
- a CDS encoding alpha/beta hydrolase, whose product MPGPWLHRDLAANGARFHIAEQGSGPLVLLVHGWPQYWWAWRHQMAALAAAGYRAVALDLRGMGGSDRTPRGYDPTNLALDITGVIRSLGEHSAHLVGHDTGGSLSWVAAVMRPSVIQSLTVVSAAHPRRLRRGLLQDRKQMAAFDHVLGFQRPWIPERRLVADDAAQIGGYLTDWTGPNMLDDEAVDNYRNAMRIPSTAHCSIEPYRWLVRSMARPDGIQFVRRMKKPVTAPTLHIQGAADPVLLAHTALGSGEYVQAPYRWRLLPGVGHFPHEEAPEEFNAELINWVREHKR is encoded by the coding sequence ATGCCCGGACCGTGGCTGCACCGCGACCTGGCGGCCAACGGCGCGCGGTTCCACATCGCCGAGCAGGGCAGCGGCCCACTGGTGCTGCTGGTGCACGGCTGGCCGCAGTACTGGTGGGCCTGGCGGCACCAGATGGCTGCGCTGGCGGCGGCGGGCTACCGCGCCGTCGCGCTGGATCTGCGCGGCATGGGCGGCAGCGACCGCACGCCGCGCGGCTACGACCCCACCAACCTCGCGCTCGACATCACCGGCGTGATCCGCTCGCTGGGCGAGCACAGCGCCCACCTGGTCGGCCATGACACCGGCGGCTCGCTCTCCTGGGTGGCCGCCGTGATGCGCCCGTCGGTGATCCAGAGCCTGACGGTGGTCTCCGCCGCGCACCCCCGCCGACTGCGCCGGGGGCTGCTGCAGGATCGCAAGCAGATGGCGGCCTTCGACCACGTGCTGGGCTTCCAGCGCCCCTGGATACCCGAGCGCCGCCTGGTCGCGGACGACGCCGCGCAGATCGGCGGCTATCTGACCGACTGGACCGGGCCGAACATGCTGGACGACGAGGCGGTCGACAACTACCGCAACGCGATGCGGATCCCCAGCACCGCCCACTGCTCGATCGAGCCGTACCGCTGGCTGGTGCGCTCGATGGCACGACCGGACGGCATCCAGTTCGTACGCCGGATGAAGAAGCCGGTCACCGCGCCCACCCTGCACATCCAGGGCGCGGCCGATCCGGTGCTGCTCGCGCACACCGCGCTCGGCTCGGGCGAGTACGTGCAGGCGCCGTACCGCTGGCGGCTGCTGCCGGGCGTCGGGCACTTCCCGCACGAGGAAGCTCCGGAGGAGTTCAACGCGGAGCTGATCAACTGGGTGCGGGAGCACAAGCGGTAG
- a CDS encoding CoA pyrophosphatase codes for MVTTSSGAVDLPAHDGLPAWLLPVRAAAETVRPEQLSRFLPPAEGGRHSAVLLLFGEGAGGPDLLLIERSSSLRAHAGQVSFPGGALDAGDGDPQGAGPVAAALREAAEETGLDPAGVQVFATLPALYIPVSDFVVTPVLGWWRRESPVAPVDPGETGAVFRVPLAELTDPARRGRYRHPSGFSGPAFEVADRVVWGFTAGVIDRVLHLSGLELPWDSSRSVDLADH; via the coding sequence CTGGTGACGACAAGCAGCGGCGCGGTGGACCTGCCGGCCCACGACGGGTTGCCCGCCTGGCTGCTGCCGGTGCGGGCGGCTGCCGAGACGGTCCGGCCGGAGCAGCTCAGCCGGTTCCTGCCGCCGGCCGAGGGCGGGCGGCACTCGGCCGTCCTGTTGCTCTTCGGCGAGGGGGCCGGGGGGCCCGACCTGCTGCTGATCGAGCGCTCCAGCTCACTGCGCGCGCACGCCGGCCAGGTCTCGTTCCCCGGCGGTGCGCTGGACGCGGGTGACGGTGACCCGCAGGGCGCCGGCCCGGTCGCTGCGGCGCTGCGCGAGGCGGCGGAGGAGACCGGGCTCGACCCGGCGGGCGTCCAGGTCTTCGCGACGCTGCCCGCGCTCTACATCCCGGTCAGCGACTTCGTGGTGACCCCGGTGCTGGGCTGGTGGCGCCGGGAGAGCCCGGTGGCGCCGGTGGATCCGGGCGAGACGGGCGCGGTCTTCCGGGTCCCGCTCGCCGAGCTCACCGACCCGGCGCGCCGCGGCCGCTACCGGCACCCGTCGGGCTTCAGCGGTCCGGCCTTCGAGGTGGCCGACCGGGTGGTCTGGGGCTTCACGGCCGGGGTCATCGACCGGGTCCTGCACCTGAGCGGGCTGGAGCTCCCCTGGGACAGCTCCCGCTCGGTCGACCTGGCTGACCACTGA
- a CDS encoding MarP family serine protease, with protein sequence MNVLDLLLLAAAIGFAVSGYRQGFVVGILSVLGFLGGGLIAVELLPLVLRHLSPGTTASVVAIVVVIVFAAIGQAATTQLGWKLRGRIGGSPAKALDAFGGSVVNVLSMLLVAWLIGSALAGTSMPTVSKQVRTSRVLSGVQDALPSDAPNWFADFSKVLSRNGFPQVFNPFEHEPITEVEPPDPALAGSPALAKARLSLVKVVGTATSCGKTLEGSGFVFAPHRVMTNAHVVGGVDEPTVQIGGTGPLYDATVVRYDWQRDIAILDVPKLTAPPLAFAGDARTNDSAIVAGFPENGPFNVQPARIRGEIQANGPDIYHRGQVVRDVYSVRSEVRQGNSGGPLLTPDGLVYGVVFAKSLDSADTGYALTAAEVKPDATAGATATGQVDTQGCAL encoded by the coding sequence GTGAACGTGCTGGATCTGCTGCTGCTCGCCGCCGCGATCGGATTCGCCGTGTCGGGCTACCGGCAGGGCTTCGTCGTCGGCATCCTCTCCGTCCTGGGCTTCCTCGGCGGCGGGCTCATCGCTGTCGAACTGCTGCCGCTGGTGCTCCGCCACCTCAGCCCGGGGACCACCGCCTCGGTGGTGGCGATCGTCGTGGTGATCGTCTTCGCGGCGATCGGGCAGGCGGCCACGACCCAGCTCGGCTGGAAGCTGCGCGGGCGGATCGGCGGCAGTCCGGCAAAGGCACTGGACGCCTTCGGCGGCTCGGTGGTGAACGTCCTGTCGATGCTGCTGGTCGCCTGGCTGATCGGCTCGGCGCTCGCGGGCACCTCGATGCCGACGGTCTCCAAGCAGGTCAGGACGTCGCGGGTGCTCAGCGGGGTGCAGGACGCGCTGCCCTCGGACGCGCCCAACTGGTTCGCCGACTTCAGCAAGGTGCTGTCCCGCAACGGCTTCCCGCAGGTCTTCAACCCCTTCGAGCACGAGCCGATCACCGAGGTGGAGCCGCCGGATCCGGCGCTGGCCGGCAGCCCGGCGCTGGCCAAGGCCCGGCTGAGCCTGGTCAAGGTGGTCGGCACCGCGACCTCCTGCGGCAAGACGCTGGAGGGCAGTGGGTTCGTCTTCGCCCCGCACCGGGTGATGACCAACGCCCACGTGGTGGGCGGGGTGGACGAGCCGACGGTCCAGATCGGCGGCACCGGCCCGCTCTACGACGCCACCGTGGTGCGCTACGACTGGCAGCGCGACATCGCGATCCTGGATGTGCCGAAGCTGACCGCGCCCCCGCTGGCCTTCGCGGGGGACGCGCGGACGAACGACAGCGCGATCGTGGCCGGCTTCCCGGAGAACGGTCCGTTCAATGTGCAGCCCGCCCGGATCCGCGGCGAGATCCAGGCCAACGGACCGGACATCTACCACCGCGGCCAGGTGGTCCGGGACGTCTACTCGGTCCGCTCGGAGGTCCGCCAGGGCAACAGCGGCGGTCCGCTGCTGACGCCGGACGGGCTGGTGTACGGGGTGGTCTTCGCGAAGTCGCTGGACAGCGCGGACACCGGCTACGCGCTGACCGCGGCCGAGGTCAAGCCGGACGCGACGGCGGGCGCCACGGCCACCGGGCAGGTGGACACCCAGGGTTGCGCACTGTAG
- a CDS encoding TIGR02680 family protein gives MSTTVSMPLPVPGRTRWQPLRTGLVDLFYYDVEEFHFRDGRLLLRGNNGTGKSKVLALTLPFLLDGDLSPHRVEPDADPKKRMEWNLLLGGEHPHPERLGYTWIEFGRLDEDGTARYTTLGCGLKAVAGRGIARHWYFVTDRRVGADPVDGGLRLLDSTGAAIGRDRLTEAMDGRGLVYDSARTYRRAVDEALFGLGEQRYAALVDLLVQLRQPQLSKRPSEKALSQALTESLPPMDQAVVADVAEAFRSLDEEKEQLAVMVAAERAATAFLQHYRRYAQVAARRKARAPRAQHSRYESLRAELNTAEVDFEAAGTALEEAEARLEDLDRSRTGLRARDEALRAGPEMRSARELEQAAELAQRTARDAERAEADRSRAAAESARYVARLGAARSRAEAAERAQETGLAGAAAAAAEARLDRQHHDRITRPLAEGDTPEAAGQAAAELTDRRLRSVALVEEQLAATQDAARALDRARGRLEEADAELARRADLRAEAAQSAVQAGEDHLARVRSHFASCTLLRPADPEGMLDELAQWVETLGGPDPARTAAQQAAATTGGELARSRAALALGRAETRERVGSLQAELAELRSGARRGPNPPYTRSAGARRDRPGAPLWRLVDFTDDSGLTDSVRAGLEAAMEASGLLDAWVGPDGTVASADTGDTLVTVGAPVDGPSLAAVLHPAVDREDSPASSVSDEAVSRLLAGIGLLGPVEELPRSGSWIASDGRFRFGVLTGAWSKPAAEYLGEGAREQARRARITAIEAELAECAAQLDTLAGEDEALEADEHRLAAEQAGMPDDSALRAAHAASTAARAEHARTAERRQAADQEAADASAEVDQVVGELHSLADELALPVTARELREVREAVSAYREALAALWPAVREARAARSALAVEEADHQRAAEHTAELAERSRTAARESVAAVERHQTLQSTVGTAVAELQRQLADVAAALRDTDERERATRREQNAATGRQAAADALRTRVRAEIEDTAGTRAEAIDALRRFAATGLLTVALPDLELFGDSWAPEPAVRLARAVERELESVDDSDPAWERVQRRITEELKDLSDALSRHGHTAAARMLEDGLVVDILFQGRERSVPELAGALATEVADRQRLLSAREQEILENHLVTEVAGTLQELVGAAEHQVLRMNAELKDRPTSTGMLLRLVWRPARNAPGGLAAARDRLLRQSSDAWTAADRTALGDFLQAQIDRARTDNPAGTWLEHLTTALDYRSWHEFGIERHQHGKWQPATGPASGGERVLAVSLPLFAAASSHYASAGSPHAPRLVTLDEAFAGVDDDSRAKSLGLLAAFDLDVVMTSEREWGCYPQVPGLAIAQLSRVDEIAAVLVTRWEWDGHQRTRTPDPAVPAQRQVGPGE, from the coding sequence ATGAGCACCACCGTCTCCATGCCGCTGCCCGTACCGGGCCGTACCCGCTGGCAACCGCTCCGGACCGGCCTGGTCGACCTCTTCTACTACGACGTCGAGGAGTTCCACTTCCGCGACGGCCGTCTGCTGCTGCGCGGCAACAACGGCACCGGGAAGTCCAAGGTGCTCGCCCTCACCCTGCCCTTCCTGCTGGACGGCGACCTGTCCCCGCACCGGGTCGAACCGGACGCCGACCCCAAGAAGCGGATGGAGTGGAACCTGCTGCTCGGCGGCGAGCACCCCCACCCCGAGCGGCTCGGCTACACCTGGATCGAGTTCGGCCGCCTCGACGAGGACGGTACAGCCCGCTACACCACCCTCGGCTGCGGGCTCAAGGCGGTGGCAGGCCGGGGCATCGCACGGCACTGGTACTTCGTCACCGACCGGCGCGTCGGCGCGGACCCGGTCGACGGCGGTCTCAGGCTGCTCGACTCCACCGGCGCCGCGATCGGCCGCGACCGGCTGACCGAGGCGATGGACGGGCGCGGCCTGGTGTACGACTCCGCCCGGACCTATCGGCGCGCGGTGGACGAGGCGCTGTTCGGTCTCGGCGAGCAGCGCTACGCAGCCCTGGTGGACCTGCTGGTGCAGTTGCGCCAGCCGCAGCTGTCCAAGCGGCCGAGCGAGAAGGCCCTCTCCCAGGCGCTCACCGAGTCGCTGCCGCCGATGGACCAGGCTGTGGTCGCCGACGTCGCCGAGGCGTTCCGCTCGCTGGACGAGGAGAAGGAGCAGCTGGCGGTGATGGTCGCGGCCGAACGCGCCGCCACCGCCTTCCTCCAGCACTACCGCCGCTACGCCCAGGTGGCCGCCCGGCGCAAGGCCCGCGCGCCGCGGGCCCAGCATTCCCGGTACGAGTCGCTGCGTGCCGAACTGAACACCGCCGAAGTGGACTTCGAGGCTGCCGGCACCGCCCTGGAGGAGGCCGAGGCCCGGTTGGAGGACCTCGACCGCAGCCGTACCGGCCTGCGGGCCAGGGACGAGGCCCTGCGGGCCGGCCCCGAGATGCGCAGCGCCCGCGAGCTGGAGCAGGCGGCCGAGCTGGCGCAGCGCACCGCGCGGGACGCCGAACGAGCCGAGGCGGACCGCTCCCGGGCCGCCGCCGAGTCAGCCCGGTACGTGGCCCGCCTGGGCGCCGCCCGTTCGCGGGCCGAGGCCGCCGAGCGGGCGCAGGAGACCGGGCTGGCCGGAGCCGCCGCGGCGGCTGCCGAGGCCCGGTTGGACCGGCAGCACCACGACCGGATCACCCGCCCGCTCGCCGAGGGGGACACCCCGGAGGCCGCGGGGCAGGCCGCTGCCGAACTCACCGACCGCCGGCTGCGCTCCGTCGCCCTGGTCGAGGAGCAACTGGCCGCCACCCAGGACGCCGCTCGGGCACTCGACCGGGCACGCGGGCGGTTGGAGGAGGCGGATGCCGAGCTGGCCCGCCGGGCCGACCTGCGGGCCGAGGCCGCGCAGAGCGCGGTTCAGGCCGGTGAGGACCACCTCGCCCGGGTCCGGTCCCATTTCGCCTCCTGCACGCTGCTGCGCCCGGCCGACCCGGAGGGCATGCTGGACGAACTCGCCCAGTGGGTCGAGACACTGGGCGGCCCCGATCCGGCCAGGACCGCGGCCCAGCAGGCCGCCGCCACCACCGGCGGCGAACTCGCCCGCAGCCGGGCCGCCCTCGCACTCGGGCGTGCCGAGACCCGGGAACGGGTCGGCAGCTTGCAAGCCGAGCTGGCCGAGCTGCGCTCCGGCGCCCGACGCGGGCCGAACCCGCCGTACACCCGCTCCGCCGGGGCCCGTCGGGACAGGCCCGGTGCCCCGCTCTGGCGCCTGGTGGACTTTACCGACGACTCCGGTCTGACGGACAGCGTGCGGGCCGGTCTGGAAGCGGCCATGGAGGCGTCCGGGCTGCTCGACGCATGGGTCGGCCCCGACGGGACGGTCGCCTCCGCCGACACCGGGGACACCCTGGTGACCGTCGGCGCACCCGTGGACGGGCCGTCGCTCGCCGCCGTCCTGCACCCCGCCGTCGACCGGGAGGACTCCCCCGCTTCGTCCGTGTCGGACGAAGCGGTGTCCCGGCTGTTGGCCGGGATCGGCCTGCTCGGCCCGGTGGAGGAGCTTCCGCGCAGTGGGAGCTGGATCGCTTCCGACGGCCGTTTCCGGTTCGGCGTGCTCACCGGAGCCTGGTCCAAGCCCGCCGCCGAGTACCTCGGGGAGGGCGCCCGCGAGCAGGCCCGGCGCGCCAGGATCACCGCCATCGAAGCAGAACTCGCCGAATGCGCGGCTCAGCTGGACACCTTGGCAGGCGAGGACGAGGCTCTGGAGGCCGACGAACACCGGCTTGCCGCCGAGCAGGCCGGGATGCCGGACGACTCCGCCCTGCGCGCCGCCCACGCCGCGTCGACGGCAGCCCGCGCCGAACACGCCCGGACCGCCGAACGGCGTCAGGCAGCCGACCAGGAAGCCGCGGACGCCTCCGCCGAGGTGGACCAGGTCGTCGGCGAACTGCACAGCCTCGCCGACGAACTCGCCCTCCCTGTCACCGCCAGGGAGCTGCGCGAGGTACGCGAGGCCGTGAGTGCCTACCGCGAAGCCCTTGCCGCGCTCTGGCCCGCCGTACGCGAGGCACGCGCCGCGCGGTCCGCGCTCGCGGTCGAGGAGGCCGACCACCAACGGGCCGCCGAGCACACCGCAGAGCTGGCCGAGCGTTCCCGCACGGCGGCCCGGGAATCCGTCGCCGCCGTCGAGCGCCACCAGACGCTCCAGTCCACCGTCGGCACGGCCGTCGCCGAACTGCAGCGCCAACTCGCCGACGTGGCAGCGGCCCTGCGGGACACCGACGAGCGCGAGCGGGCCACCCGCCGCGAGCAGAACGCGGCCACCGGCCGCCAGGCCGCCGCCGACGCCCTGCGCACCCGGGTACGCGCCGAGATCGAGGACACCGCCGGCACCCGTGCCGAGGCCATCGACGCGCTGCGCCGCTTCGCCGCCACCGGCCTGCTCACCGTCGCCCTGCCGGATCTCGAACTCTTCGGCGACTCCTGGGCACCCGAACCCGCCGTCCGCCTCGCCCGCGCCGTCGAACGCGAGCTGGAGTCCGTCGACGACTCCGACCCGGCCTGGGAGCGGGTCCAGCGCCGGATCACCGAGGAGCTCAAGGATCTCTCCGACGCCCTGTCCCGGCACGGCCACACAGCGGCGGCCCGGATGCTGGAGGACGGCCTGGTGGTCGACATCCTCTTCCAGGGCCGCGAACGCTCCGTCCCCGAGCTGGCCGGCGCCCTCGCCACCGAGGTCGCCGACCGGCAGCGGCTGCTCTCCGCCCGCGAGCAGGAGATCCTGGAGAACCACCTGGTCACCGAGGTCGCGGGAACCCTCCAGGAACTGGTCGGCGCCGCCGAGCACCAGGTCCTGCGGATGAACGCGGAGCTGAAGGATCGCCCGACCAGCACCGGCATGCTGCTCCGCCTGGTCTGGCGACCGGCCCGCAACGCACCCGGCGGCCTGGCCGCAGCCCGGGACCGCCTGCTGCGCCAGTCGTCCGACGCCTGGACCGCCGCCGATCGGACGGCCCTCGGCGACTTCCTCCAGGCCCAGATCGACCGGGCCCGCACCGACAACCCCGCCGGAACCTGGCTGGAGCACCTCACCACTGCGTTGGACTACCGCTCGTGGCACGAGTTCGGCATCGAGCGGCACCAGCACGGCAAGTGGCAGCCCGCCACGGGACCTGCGTCGGGCGGCGAACGCGTCCTGGCCGTCTCCCTGCCGCTGTTCGCCGCCGCGTCCTCGCACTACGCCTCGGCCGGCAGCCCGCACGCCCCCCGCCTGGTCACCCTGGACGAGGCCTTCGCGGGCGTCGACGACGACTCCCGGGCCAAGTCCCTGGGTCTGCTCGCCGCCTTCGACCTGGACGTGGTGATGACCTCCGAACGCGAGTGGGGCTGCTACCCGCAGGTCCCGGGCCTGGCCATCGCGCAGCTCTCCCGGGTGGACGAGATCGCCGCCGTCCTGGTGACCCGCTGGGAGTGGGACGGGCACCAGCGCACCCGTACACCCGATCCGGCCGTTCCGGCCCAGCGCCAGGTTGGTCCGGGCGAGTGA
- the nth gene encoding endonuclease III translates to MAESKVKKAAPAAKAAAAKPTVKPRKPESRVAMVRRARKINRALAELYPYAHPELDFESPFELVVATVLSAQTTDLRVNQTTPALFAKYPTAEDMAAAVPEELEEIIRPTGFFRNKAKSLIGLSIKLRDDFGGEVPKTLEEMVTLPGVGRKTANVVLGNARDPQTGEPFGVPGITVDTHFGRLARRFGWTAEEDPVLVEAAVAEIFPKSEWTMLSHRVVFHGRRICHSRKPACGACPIAPLCPSYGEGETDPEKARKLLKYEKGGQPGQRLKPPADYPGRPAAPAPAPAAQS, encoded by the coding sequence ATGGCAGAGAGCAAGGTCAAGAAGGCCGCGCCGGCGGCGAAGGCGGCAGCCGCGAAGCCGACGGTGAAGCCGCGGAAGCCGGAGTCGCGGGTGGCGATGGTGCGGCGGGCGCGGAAGATCAACCGGGCGTTGGCGGAGCTGTATCCGTACGCGCATCCGGAGCTGGACTTCGAGTCGCCGTTCGAGCTGGTGGTCGCCACCGTTCTGTCGGCGCAGACGACGGACCTGCGGGTGAACCAGACGACGCCGGCGTTGTTCGCGAAGTACCCGACGGCGGAGGACATGGCGGCAGCCGTGCCGGAGGAGCTGGAGGAGATCATCCGGCCGACCGGGTTCTTCCGGAACAAGGCGAAGTCGCTGATCGGCCTGTCCATCAAGCTCAGGGACGACTTCGGCGGCGAGGTGCCGAAGACCCTGGAGGAGATGGTCACTCTGCCTGGCGTGGGCCGTAAGACGGCCAACGTCGTCCTTGGAAACGCACGTGATCCTCAAACGGGAGAACCCTTCGGGGTGCCGGGGATCACGGTGGACACCCACTTCGGGCGGCTGGCCCGGCGGTTCGGGTGGACGGCGGAGGAGGACCCGGTGCTGGTCGAGGCCGCGGTCGCGGAGATCTTCCCGAAGTCGGAGTGGACGATGCTCTCGCACCGGGTGGTCTTCCACGGCCGCCGGATCTGCCACTCCCGCAAGCCGGCCTGCGGAGCGTGCCCGATCGCGCCGCTCTGCCCGTCGTACGGGGAGGGCGAGACCGATCCCGAGAAGGCCCGCAAGCTGCTGAAGTACGAGAAGGGCGGCCAGCCCGGCCAGCGCCTCAAGCCGCCGGCGGACTACCCCGGCCGGCCTGCGGCCCCGGCCCCCGCCCCGGCTGCGCAGTCGTAG
- a CDS encoding TIGR02679 family protein, translating into MTADLPRLRRLLGTPETAWLVDRVRRRLEAEQPLDTTLTRSGADEAERAAVARLLGRAPRPGRSLSVPLPAVDGTLRASGACPDGLAAAVVALTGPVTLRQETADELSRAWDHAFAALADAVAARPELADWYRELHATGLVRRLARTPEEAAPLLTTLARILPRLPLSPPQSLSTFAARVTGDAHALDHGPLATLTLDAVRALTGAPAGPGAGRRRDTWAAAGLLLDELSSQALVLNLPGDDHTATGRALTALAAVGQPAVLTLRQLLGDAPQPPRGGVAYVCENPAVMLAAADLLGARCPPLVCLQGQPSTAALRLLRLYADAGWTLQYHGDFDWGGVRIATRLLSHVPWTPWRYTADDYRAALTAHPHTGPLAGSAAETPWDPGLAAELSRAGRRIEEELVLTALLDDLGHLAP; encoded by the coding sequence GTGACCGCCGACCTGCCACGTCTGCGCCGCCTGCTCGGCACGCCCGAGACAGCCTGGCTGGTCGACCGGGTCCGTCGACGCCTCGAAGCCGAGCAGCCACTGGACACCACGCTCACCCGCAGCGGCGCCGACGAGGCCGAACGCGCCGCCGTCGCCCGTCTTCTGGGACGCGCTCCCAGGCCCGGACGGTCGCTGTCGGTGCCGCTGCCGGCCGTGGACGGGACACTCCGGGCCAGCGGTGCCTGCCCGGACGGGCTCGCCGCCGCCGTCGTCGCCCTCACCGGGCCGGTCACCTTGCGACAGGAGACCGCCGACGAGCTGAGCCGAGCCTGGGACCACGCCTTCGCCGCCCTGGCGGATGCGGTCGCCGCTCGACCCGAGCTGGCCGACTGGTACCGGGAGCTGCACGCCACCGGTCTGGTCCGCCGCCTCGCCCGCACCCCGGAGGAGGCCGCACCGCTCCTCACCACGCTCGCCCGGATCCTCCCCCGCCTGCCGCTTTCACCTCCGCAGTCCCTCAGCACCTTCGCCGCCAGGGTCACCGGCGACGCCCACGCCCTCGACCACGGGCCGCTCGCCACCCTCACCCTCGACGCCGTCCGCGCCCTCACCGGGGCGCCGGCCGGGCCCGGTGCCGGCCGGCGCCGCGACACCTGGGCCGCCGCCGGGCTCCTCCTGGACGAACTCTCCTCCCAGGCTCTTGTGCTCAACCTGCCCGGCGACGACCACACCGCCACCGGCCGCGCGCTGACCGCCCTGGCGGCCGTCGGCCAGCCCGCCGTGCTGACCCTCCGCCAGCTCCTCGGGGACGCTCCGCAACCGCCGCGCGGCGGGGTGGCGTACGTCTGCGAGAACCCCGCCGTCATGCTCGCCGCCGCTGATCTGCTGGGCGCTCGCTGCCCGCCCCTGGTCTGCCTCCAGGGCCAGCCCAGCACCGCCGCCCTGCGCCTGCTCCGCCTCTACGCCGACGCCGGCTGGACCTTGCAGTACCACGGCGACTTCGACTGGGGCGGCGTCCGCATCGCAACCCGCCTGCTGTCCCACGTCCCGTGGACCCCGTGGCGGTACACCGCCGACGACTACCGGGCGGCCCTCACTGCCCACCCGCACACCGGGCCCCTGGCCGGCAGCGCTGCCGAGACCCCGTGGGACCCCGGTCTCGCGGCTGAACTCAGTCGAGCCGGCCGCCGGATCGAGGAGGAACTGGTGCTCACCGCCCTCCTCGACGACCTGGGACACCTCGCGCCCTGA
- a CDS encoding phage holin family protein, translating to MSAGTAGPTGSSRVPYEGERSVGQLFAAATADLSALVHDEIALAKAEIRQDVKRGVSGSVSGIVAGVFMLASLPMFSFALAYLLRWLLAIPLGCAFAVVGGLYVVLGALLAWLAVRSFKKIEPPHRTIEGAQATADVLKNARPRPATAAELAALER from the coding sequence ATGTCCGCAGGAACCGCAGGCCCGACCGGAAGCTCCCGCGTGCCCTATGAAGGCGAGCGGTCGGTAGGGCAGCTGTTCGCCGCGGCCACCGCCGACCTGTCGGCCCTGGTGCACGACGAGATCGCACTCGCAAAGGCCGAGATCCGACAGGACGTCAAGCGCGGGGTGTCCGGCAGCGTCTCGGGCATCGTGGCCGGTGTCTTCATGCTGGCCTCGTTGCCGATGTTCAGCTTCGCGCTGGCCTACCTGCTGCGCTGGCTGCTGGCGATCCCGCTCGGCTGCGCCTTCGCCGTGGTGGGCGGCCTGTATGTGGTGCTCGGGGCGCTGCTCGCCTGGCTGGCGGTCAGGTCGTTCAAGAAGATCGAGCCGCCGCACCGCACCATCGAGGGCGCGCAGGCGACCGCCGACGTCCTGAAGAACGCCCGCCCGCGCCCGGCCACCGCGGCCGAGCTGGCGGCACTGGAGCGCTGA